The following DNA comes from Mycoplasma phocoenae.
TCACAAATATTATTTCATAATAAGTATTCAAGCAATAAAGCAAAAATCATTATTGAAAAAATAATAAAAAAATGATTTCAAAATTTTTTATTGTTAAAACAAATGAATACCAGAAGAAATTCAATTGCAATATATTGATATCAATGATATTGGAAAATTACATACAATAGTACACAAGCTAAAAAGGCAAAAAAACTAGCTAATTTATTAATATTTTTGTTTTTAATATATTGATAGTTTTTTCACCCACACCATTTATTTTTTCAATACTTTCTCATGTTAATTCAGTTGAGTTTTTAAATAAATTCAAAATCAATTTAGCTTGTTTTTTGTAAATTTTCCAATTCAATAAAGTTTCCAATTGTTTAATATCTTTTCAATGGATTTTTTCGCCATTTTTGTAAGGAATATAATATTTTTTGTTATTCACGATTTTCTGTGAAAAATCAATTTTACTAAAATC
Coding sequences within:
- a CDS encoding MAG0490 family ComEA-like DNA-binding protein, which codes for MKRIYKSSLLMLSFVLCVSTVLVITNLKKHSQPSKHSNNIIIYFSGAVKYPGKISIDKNENFKSVLNKVGIKSNADFSKIDFSQKIVNNKKYYIPYKNGEKIHWKDIKQLETLLNWKIYKKQAKLILNLFKNSTELTWESIEKINGVGEKTINILKTKILIN